One Longibacter salinarum genomic window carries:
- the clpB gene encoding ATP-dependent chaperone ClpB, whose translation MNLQKFTVKAQEAVQSAMEIAASNNHQGVEPAHVLKAFLSDTEGITTSILRRLGASVDTLRQRTDSALDKLPKVTGASVSGQYLGDELKKVFDRARAEADLMNDEYVSTEHLLIGLVESKGEVGQALRDQGASKDKVRDVLEDVRGGQSADDPHAESRYEALDRFARDLNDLARRGKIDPVIGRDQEIRRVLQILSRRTKNNPVLVGEAGVGKTAIAEGIATRIVQGDVPESMKSKRIVALDMGALVAGAKYRGEFEDRLKAVVKEVSESDGELILFIDELHTLIGAGAAEGAMDAANILKPALARGELRAIGATTLDEYKYIEDDRALERRFQKVVVDEPSVDDTISILRGLKERYEVHHGVRIQDSAIISAADLSNRYITDRQLPDKAIDLIDEAAARLRIEIDSMPADLDQLDREIRQLEIEREAIKRDEDEEKLENINHQIASLEDERDALKTRWKEEKDLIQTARQAKEKIDELRVEAENLEREGKYDRVAEIRYGEIPDLEKQAEEANEKLQEVQQDGALLKEEVDGEDIAEIVSNWTGIPVSKMLESERQKLVRMEEELSKRVIGQPEAIEVVSDAVRRGRTGLQEENRPIGSFLFLGTTGVGKTELAKTLAAFLFNDEDAMVRIDMSEYQEKHTASRLIGAAPGYVGYEEGGQLTEAVRRKPYSVVLLDEIEKAHPEIFNVLLQVLDDGRLTDNQGRTVDFTNTIIIMTSNMGSEVITEKMDSVDGGYLSDLERQELEEKLLKMLRQRLRPEFLNRIDEVVTFRSLGRSHIREIVELQFNRIAGIAKKSHNLQLQLSDAAKDWLADRGFDPAFGARPLKRVMQRQVSNQLSKELLGGSVEDGDTVRIDLAPEQNHLTFEAVRTGADGTGEAAETAEPAGDGAVSM comes from the coding sequence ATGAACCTGCAGAAGTTTACGGTTAAAGCCCAGGAGGCTGTGCAATCCGCTATGGAGATTGCCGCCTCGAACAACCATCAGGGTGTGGAGCCGGCGCACGTGCTCAAGGCCTTTCTGAGTGACACGGAAGGAATCACGACGTCCATTCTTCGCCGGCTCGGTGCGTCGGTCGACACGCTCCGGCAGCGGACCGATTCCGCTCTCGACAAATTGCCGAAGGTGACCGGGGCGAGCGTCTCGGGGCAATATCTTGGCGACGAGCTCAAGAAGGTGTTCGATCGTGCGCGGGCGGAGGCGGACTTGATGAATGATGAGTACGTCTCAACGGAGCACCTGCTGATCGGCCTCGTGGAAAGCAAGGGCGAGGTCGGGCAGGCGCTGCGCGATCAGGGAGCGTCGAAGGATAAGGTGCGTGATGTCCTCGAAGACGTCAGGGGCGGACAAAGTGCGGATGACCCGCACGCGGAAAGTCGCTACGAAGCGCTGGACCGGTTTGCTCGCGACCTCAATGATCTCGCCCGCCGGGGGAAGATCGATCCGGTGATCGGGCGCGACCAGGAGATTCGTCGCGTGCTGCAGATTCTCTCGCGTCGCACGAAGAACAACCCGGTGCTGGTTGGTGAGGCCGGAGTCGGTAAGACGGCGATTGCCGAAGGCATCGCGACGCGCATCGTGCAGGGGGACGTGCCGGAAAGCATGAAGTCGAAGCGCATCGTGGCACTCGATATGGGGGCTCTCGTCGCGGGTGCAAAGTACCGGGGCGAATTCGAGGATCGGCTGAAGGCCGTGGTGAAGGAGGTCTCGGAATCGGATGGCGAACTCATTCTGTTCATTGATGAGCTGCACACACTGATTGGTGCTGGGGCGGCTGAAGGCGCGATGGACGCGGCAAATATTTTGAAGCCGGCGCTGGCTCGTGGAGAGCTCCGTGCCATCGGCGCGACGACGCTCGATGAGTACAAGTACATCGAGGACGACCGCGCACTCGAACGGCGCTTCCAGAAGGTTGTCGTGGACGAACCGTCGGTCGACGACACCATCTCGATCCTACGCGGCCTGAAGGAGCGCTACGAGGTGCACCACGGCGTGCGCATTCAGGACAGCGCCATCATCAGCGCGGCCGATTTGTCGAACCGCTACATCACGGATCGCCAGCTCCCCGATAAGGCGATCGACCTGATCGATGAGGCGGCCGCGCGCCTGCGCATTGAAATCGACTCCATGCCGGCCGACCTCGACCAGCTCGACCGTGAGATTCGCCAGCTTGAGATCGAACGCGAAGCGATCAAGCGGGACGAGGACGAGGAGAAGCTGGAGAACATTAACCACCAGATCGCGAGCCTGGAGGACGAGCGGGATGCGCTGAAGACCCGCTGGAAAGAGGAAAAGGATCTGATTCAAACCGCCCGCCAGGCGAAGGAGAAGATCGACGAGCTGCGCGTCGAGGCGGAGAATCTGGAACGCGAGGGAAAATACGATCGCGTGGCCGAAATTCGCTACGGCGAGATTCCCGACCTTGAGAAGCAGGCCGAGGAGGCAAACGAGAAGCTGCAAGAGGTGCAGCAGGACGGTGCGCTACTGAAAGAGGAGGTCGATGGCGAAGACATCGCCGAGATCGTCTCCAACTGGACGGGAATTCCCGTGTCGAAGATGCTCGAGAGCGAGCGGCAGAAACTCGTTCGCATGGAAGAGGAGCTGTCGAAGCGCGTCATCGGTCAGCCGGAAGCCATTGAGGTTGTCTCGGATGCTGTGCGCCGTGGGCGAACGGGGCTACAGGAGGAAAACCGTCCGATCGGCTCGTTCCTGTTCCTCGGTACCACGGGGGTTGGTAAGACCGAGCTGGCGAAGACGCTGGCAGCGTTCCTCTTCAACGATGAGGACGCGATGGTTCGCATCGACATGAGCGAGTACCAGGAGAAGCACACGGCCAGCCGTCTCATCGGTGCGGCTCCCGGCTACGTCGGCTACGAGGAAGGCGGGCAGCTCACGGAAGCCGTGCGTCGTAAGCCGTACTCCGTCGTGCTCCTCGACGAAATCGAGAAGGCGCACCCGGAGATTTTCAACGTGCTGCTGCAGGTTCTCGATGATGGACGTCTGACCGACAACCAGGGGCGCACCGTCGACTTCACCAACACCATCATCATCATGACCTCCAACATGGGATCGGAGGTGATTACGGAGAAGATGGACAGTGTCGACGGAGGCTATCTCTCGGATCTGGAGCGTCAGGAGCTCGAGGAGAAGCTGCTGAAGATGCTTCGTCAGCGGCTGCGTCCGGAATTCCTGAACCGGATCGACGAAGTCGTCACCTTCCGGTCGCTCGGACGGTCGCACATTCGCGAGATCGTGGAGCTGCAGTTCAACCGCATCGCGGGCATTGCAAAGAAGAGCCACAACCTGCAGCTGCAGTTGTCCGACGCAGCGAAAGATTGGCTTGCCGATCGCGGGTTCGATCCGGCGTTCGGCGCTCGCCCGCTCAAGCGCGTGATGCAGCGACAGGTCTCGAACCAGCTTTCCAAGGAGCTACTCGGCGGTTCTGTTGAAGATGGCGACACCGTCCGGATTGATCTTGCCCCCGAACAAAATCACCTCACGTTCGAGGCCGTCCGGACCGGAGCGGATGGGACCGGGGAGGCCGCCGAAACAGCAGAACCGGCAGGCGACGGCGCGGTCAGCATGTAG